The following proteins are co-located in the Palaemon carinicauda isolate YSFRI2023 chromosome 30, ASM3689809v2, whole genome shotgun sequence genome:
- the LOC137623384 gene encoding uncharacterized protein has translation MKFIWHSITKDANDLVCACTSCQTSKVPRHTDPGVVTFPQPQHGFAHFHVDIVDPVPTSQGHGYLFTIINRSTRWPKAIPMETAIFASYLANILGITLGQTTAYNPTANGMDEPFHSTLKADLMSRCKDSNWFTKFSWALLGLMTTPKDALDVLGSLNGEWRPVEEEDEIVLHRAYFVEYKGEHFDLKKRKNGHVTSECHCTVARRSS, from the exons atgaagttcatttggcacagcattactaaggatgctaatgatttggtctgtgcctgtacttcttgccaaacttccaaagtacctcGACACACGGATCcaggagtggtcacctttcctcaacctcagcatggTTTCGCCCACTTTCATGTTGACATTGTAGACCCTgtgcccacatcacaaggacatggcTACCTGTTCaccatcatcaaccgctccactcgttggcctaaagccattcccatggaaactgcaatattcgcctcat ATTTAGCAAatatcctgggtatcaccctaggacagacaactgcctacaatcccactgccaatggaatggatgaACCTTTTCATtccaccctcaaagcagatttgatgtcccgctgcaaggactccaactggtttactaaaTTTTCCTGGGCCCTCCTGGGTTtaatgaccactcctaaagatgccctggacgtcctcggcagcttaaatggtgaatggcgacccgttg AAGAGGAAGATGAGATTGTGTTACACAGAGCCTACTTCGTAGAGTACAAAGGGGAGCACTTCGACCTCAAAAAGAGGAAAAACGGTCATGTCACATCCGAGTGCCATTGCACCGTAGCTAGAAGAAGTAGTTAG